The window ATGGCCAGGCTCGGCGAGGGCGACCCCCGCTGGGGCTGGCAGCACAACAAGGGCTACAGCGCGCCCGAGCACCTGGCCGCGCTCGCCGAGCACGGTCCGTGCCACTGGCACCGCCGCTCGTGGCGGCTGCCCACGGGCGAGGTCCTGACTGCCGGCGAGGCCGTGCCCGGTGGCGAGGCTGTCGCCGAGGGCACCGGCCTGGCGGCGGGCGGGGTGGACGTGCTCGAGGGCCCTGCCCCCGGCGCGACCCCCGTGCGAGACTGACAGCCGGACCACCCGAGCATCCGCACCCGAGCACCGTCCCGACCCACCCGCCCCTCCCCGACGCAGCGGAGGCAGGAGTGCACGACGCGCAGACCAGCGGCAGCGACGCCGCTGCCACGCGCCGGCGGCACGGGCGCTGGCAGGAGGACGGCAACGGTGCCGGTCCTGAGGCGGGGCGTGACGCCGGACCTGATGACGCGGTGCTCGTCAGGCCGCTCGTCGAGGAGTCGTGGCGGCGCAGCAGGGCCGCGGGCGTCGACCCCGAGCACCCCGTCCTCGACGTCGACGTCGACGACGCCACGCTGTCCCGGCTGCGGCGGGCCAGCCCGCTGACCACGGCGCTCCCGCTGCTGGAGCGGATGCTGCTCGACGGTGCCGACGACGCGCACGTGCTCGCGGTGTCCGACGCCGAGGGCCGGCTGCTGCACGTGCGCGGCGACACCCAGGTGCGCCGCCGGATGGAGAGCCTCGGCTTCACCGAGGGCGCCCGCTGGGACGAGGCCCACGTCGGCACCAACGCGCCGGGCACGGCGCTGGCCCTGGACACCCCCGTCCGCATCCTGTCCGGGGAGCACTGGGCGACCCCGGTGCACCGCTGGTCCTGCTCGGCCGCCCCTGTCCACGACCCGGTGACCGGCGAGGTGCTGGGCGCCGTCGACCTGTCGGGCGGTGACGAGGTCGCCTCCTCCTACGCGCTGGCGCTGGTCCGCGCGGCCGCCGCGGCGGTGGAGGCCTCGCTCCTCCCGCGGGCCCCCGCACCCCGCCGGCGCGGCGAGCCCGTCGGTGCCGCGGGGCGGGGTGCCGACCCCGGGGGGCAGGTGCCGGGCGGCAGGCGGGCCGGGCAGCCGGTCGGGGGACCTGGTGGGGCACCGGCGTGGCTGCAGGTGCTCGGGGTCGACCAGCCGGTGCTGCACGTCGACGGGCGGGCGCACCCGCTGACGCCGCGGCACGCCGAGATCCTCCTCGTCCTGGCCGGGCACGAGGCCGGGGTCGGGGGCGACGCCCTCGCGGAGTCGCTCAGCGAGCAGCTGCTGTCGCCGGTCACCGTGCGCGCCGAGGTGTCACGGCTGCGGTCGGTCCTGCGCCGCCTGCTCGGTGCCGAGGCCGTCGGCACGCGGCCCTACCGGCTGCTCGTCCCGCTGCGCAGCGACGCCGACGACGTCGCCGCCGCCCTGGCCCGGGGGGCGCACCGGCGCGCGCTCGACCTGTACGGCGGCCCGCTGCTGCCGGCCTCCGAGGCCCCGGTCGCCACGCGCGCCCGGCACGAGCTGCAGGGCCGGCTGCGGGGCAGCGTGCTGCGCGCCGGCTCGACCGACAGCCTGTGGCGATGGGCGTCCACGCAGGGACGCGACGACCTCGAGGCGTGGCAGCGGCTGCTGCGCGAGCTGCCGTACGGGTCGCCCCGGCGGGCCGAGGTCTCCGCGCACCTGGCCGCCCTGGCCGCCGCGGGCTGAGGCTAGGCCGGCGGGACCTCGGGCCACCGGGCCCGTGCAACGCGGGTGCAACGTCGCGCGCCTAGCGTCGACGGCGGGCCGGCAAGGGTGCCGGCCGCCCGAGAAGGAGATGCGCATGACGGTCTACTCCGCGCCCGGCACCGACGGCGCCGTCGCGAGCTACGACAGCCGGTACGAGAACTGGATCGGCGGCGAGTGGGTCGCCCCGGTCAAGGGCCGCTACTTCGAGAACCCCAGCCCCGTCAACGGCCGGACCTTCACCGAGGTCGCGCAGGGCACCGCCGAGGACGTCGAGCTGGCGCTGGACGCCGCCCACCGGGCCGCCCCCGCCTGGGGCCGGACGTCGCCGGCCGAGCGCGCGGTCATCCTCAACAAGATCGCCGACCGCATGGAGGAGAACCTCGAGCGGCTGGCGGTCCTCGAGACCTGGGACAACGGCAAGGCGGTCCGCGAGACCCTCGCCGCGGACCTGCCGCTGGCCGTCGACCACTTCCGCTACTTCGCCGGCGCGCTCCGGGCGCAGGAGGGCCACCTGTCGCAGATCAACGAGGACACGGTCGCCTACCACTTCAAGGAGCCGCTGGGCGTCGTCGCCCAGATCATCCCGTGGAACTTCCCCATCCTCATGGCCACGTGGAAGCTCGCCCCGGCACTGGCGGCCGGCAACTGCGTCGTGCTCAAGCCCGCCGAGCAGACCCCGGCCTCGATCCTCGAGTGGGTCAAGATCGTCGGCGACCTGCTGCCCCCGGGCGTCCTCAACATCGTCAACGGCTTCGGCGTCGAGGCCGGGAAGCCGCTGGCCAGCAGCAGCCGCATCGCCAAGGTCGCCTTCACCGGCGAGACCACGACCGGCCGGCTGATCATGCAGTACGCCAGCCAGAACCTCATCCCCGTCACCCTCGAGCTCGGCGGCAAGAGCCCCAACGTGTTCTTCGAGGACGTCGCCGCGGCCGACGACGCCTTCTACGACAAGTGCCTCGAGGGCTTCACGATGTTCGCGCTCAACCAGGGCGAGGTCTGCACCTGCCCCAGCCGCGGCCTCGTCCAGGCGTCGATCTACGACAAGTTCCTCGCCGACGCGACCGAGCGCACCAAGCACGTGCAGCAGGGCGACCCGCTGGACACCAGCACGATGATGGGTGCGCAGGCCAGCAACGACCAGCTCGAGAAGATCCTCAGCTACATCGAGATCGGCAAGGCCGAGGGTGCCCGCGTCGTCACCGGCGGCGAGCGCGCCGACCTGGGCGGCGACCTGTCCGGCGGCTACTACGTCACCCCGACGATCTTCGAGGGCCGCAACGACATGCGGATCTTCCAGGAGGAGATCTTCGGGCCGGTCATCGCGGTGACGTCCTTCCGCGACTACGACCACGCGATGGAGATCGCCAACGACACCCTCTACGGCCTCGGCGCCGGGGTGTGGACGCGCGACATCACCACCGCCTACCGCGCCGGCCGCGAGATCAAGGCCGGCCGGGTGTGGACGAACTGCTACCACGACTACCCGGCGCACGCGGCGTTCGGCGGCTACAAGTCCTCCGGCATCGGCCGCGAGAACCACCTGATGATGCTCGACCACTACCAGCAGACCAAGAACATGCTGGTCAGCTACTCGCCGGACAAGCTCGGCTTCTTCTGAGCGAGCACCACCCCCTGCCCTCCTGCACGCCCCCGGCGCCGGTGCACAGTCCCGTCGGCGCCGGGGGCCCCACCCTCCCCACGAGGAGCGCCATGACGACCGGACCCGCCACCGCCCTGCCCCCCGGCACCGCCCTGCCCCCCGGCACCACCCTTCCCCCGGGCACCACGCCTGCGCCGACGGGCGACGGCCCGGTGACCGACGTGCGCCGCGTCGACCTCACCGAGGCGGCCGCCGTCGTCCTGCGCGAGCTGACCGAGGACAACGGGCCGCTGATGTTCCACCAGTCCGGCGGCTGCTGCGACGGCAGCTCGCCCATGTGCTACCCCCAGGGTGAGTTCCTCACCGGGGACGGCGACGTGCGGCTCGGCTCCGTCGACATCGGCTCCGGGCCGCCGGTCGAGGTGTGGATGTCACGACCGCAGTTCGCCTACTGGAAGCACACCCACCTCACCGTCGACGTGGTCCCCGGCCGGGGCGCCGGCTTCAGCCTCGAGGCGCCTCGCGGCGTCCGCTTCCTCATCCGGTCCCGGCTGTTCAGCGATGCCGAGAGCCACTGGCTCGAGGCGCACTGGGCCGAGGGGATGGGCTGAGGGTCCCGTCCCGCTGCCCGCCCGCCCCGGCCCCCGTCTGGTCCGGGCCGGTCCCGCTCGGTGCCACGATGGGCGGGTGAGCGCCGAGGACCTGGAGAAGTACGAGGCGGACCTGGAGCTGCAGCTCTACCGGGAGTACCGGGACGTGGTCGGCCTGTTCAGCTACGTGGTGGAGACCGAGCGCCGCTTCTACCTGGCCAACGGCGTCCAGGTCACCCCGCGCGGCGCCGACGGCGAGGTCTGGTTCGAGGTGCACCTCACCGACGCGTGGGTGTGGGACCTGTACCGGCCCGCCCGCTTCGTCAAGGACGTGCGGGTGGTGACGTTCAAGGACGTCAACGTCGAGGAGATGGCCAAGTCCGACCTCGAGGTCCCCAAGACCGGCGGCTTCGAGGGCTGACCGTCCGACCGGGCCCCGGCCCGCTCTCGGGTCGCCCACCTGACCGGCGGCCCGGCCAGCTGTGTCCCCAGGTACCGCGCCGCCGCCCGCGTCCACAGCCGGGCGGTCGCCTTGCCTGGGGCGGGGTCTGCCCGGCCGAGCCTGGGCGGGTGGACGCCCAGGAGCACCAGACCGTCGAGCACGCCGTCGTCGAGCACGTGCGTACGGGCGCGCCTGCCCCGCCGGGGTTGCCGGCCTCCCCGGTGGTGCCGCCGCCTGGGGCACGGGGGGCTGGGGGCGCGGCGGTCGGGCAGGGCGCGGCCGTCGGGCAGGGCGCGGACGGTCGATGTAGCACCGGGGTGGCCGGGCGGCCGGGCGCTGTCACCGGCGGCGCAGCCGTCGGGGCGGGTGCCGTCGTCGAGAGGGGCACGGTCGTGGGGCGCGGCGCCCGGGCGGCCGTCGGGGCGTTCGGCGAGCAGCTGGTCGCGGACCGCCTCACGGAGCAGGGCTGGACGGTGCTCGAGCGCAACTGGCGCAGCCGGT is drawn from Aquipuribacter hungaricus and contains these coding sequences:
- a CDS encoding GAF domain-containing protein translates to MHDAQTSGSDAAATRRRHGRWQEDGNGAGPEAGRDAGPDDAVLVRPLVEESWRRSRAAGVDPEHPVLDVDVDDATLSRLRRASPLTTALPLLERMLLDGADDAHVLAVSDAEGRLLHVRGDTQVRRRMESLGFTEGARWDEAHVGTNAPGTALALDTPVRILSGEHWATPVHRWSCSAAPVHDPVTGEVLGAVDLSGGDEVASSYALALVRAAAAAVEASLLPRAPAPRRRGEPVGAAGRGADPGGQVPGGRRAGQPVGGPGGAPAWLQVLGVDQPVLHVDGRAHPLTPRHAEILLVLAGHEAGVGGDALAESLSEQLLSPVTVRAEVSRLRSVLRRLLGAEAVGTRPYRLLVPLRSDADDVAAALARGAHRRALDLYGGPLLPASEAPVATRARHELQGRLRGSVLRAGSTDSLWRWASTQGRDDLEAWQRLLRELPYGSPRRAEVSAHLAALAAAG
- the adh gene encoding aldehyde dehydrogenase, yielding MTVYSAPGTDGAVASYDSRYENWIGGEWVAPVKGRYFENPSPVNGRTFTEVAQGTAEDVELALDAAHRAAPAWGRTSPAERAVILNKIADRMEENLERLAVLETWDNGKAVRETLAADLPLAVDHFRYFAGALRAQEGHLSQINEDTVAYHFKEPLGVVAQIIPWNFPILMATWKLAPALAAGNCVVLKPAEQTPASILEWVKIVGDLLPPGVLNIVNGFGVEAGKPLASSSRIAKVAFTGETTTGRLIMQYASQNLIPVTLELGGKSPNVFFEDVAAADDAFYDKCLEGFTMFALNQGEVCTCPSRGLVQASIYDKFLADATERTKHVQQGDPLDTSTMMGAQASNDQLEKILSYIEIGKAEGARVVTGGERADLGGDLSGGYYVTPTIFEGRNDMRIFQEEIFGPVIAVTSFRDYDHAMEIANDTLYGLGAGVWTRDITTAYRAGREIKAGRVWTNCYHDYPAHAAFGGYKSSGIGRENHLMMLDHYQQTKNMLVSYSPDKLGFF
- a CDS encoding DUF779 domain-containing protein, which translates into the protein MTTGPATALPPGTALPPGTTLPPGTTPAPTGDGPVTDVRRVDLTEAAAVVLRELTEDNGPLMFHQSGGCCDGSSPMCYPQGEFLTGDGDVRLGSVDIGSGPPVEVWMSRPQFAYWKHTHLTVDVVPGRGAGFSLEAPRGVRFLIRSRLFSDAESHWLEAHWAEGMG
- a CDS encoding DUF2469 domain-containing protein, producing MSAEDLEKYEADLELQLYREYRDVVGLFSYVVETERRFYLANGVQVTPRGADGEVWFEVHLTDAWVWDLYRPARFVKDVRVVTFKDVNVEEMAKSDLEVPKTGGFEG
- a CDS encoding YraN family protein; amino-acid sequence: MDAQEHQTVEHAVVEHVRTGAPAPPGLPASPVVPPPGARGAGGAAVGQGAAVGQGADGRCSTGVAGRPGAVTGGAAVGAGAVVERGTVVGRGARAAVGAFGEQLVADRLTEQGWTVLERNWRSRSRDCPGELDLITLDPDGALVVVEVRTRRGDSCGTALESVTPLKLRRLRRLCGVWWGEQDQASRVRGTGGLRIDVVAVQLRRQGPNRLTHVRGVG